In the genome of Nitrospira japonica, one region contains:
- a CDS encoding cupredoxin domain-containing protein: MSFLVQPQRSRKHPGTVALLHSVLLAASLMATPWPSVAGDAGSHEGHATQVALPGWTQQLKGQTVVEDTIEGRPERSEKMELQHHRLMRRLEEQAQKDAQAQQTSGAFNNMSMMHQYMGQDGSSFLLMTDSSKGEPVMSSGGKCPANVPTKTYDVSMINIEITLNRWLDYYPGYMYVLTEDLVKARAEESKNKASREQDGYDPGSVSTGLQGDVIQPLVLRANQGDCVKMTLRNQMESEDGSLFIQASSMIVSATGRPATTTNPDSIVAPGNAQEFEWYIHPHMQEGVRQFHSYSHDRELTVLGLFGAFIVEPKGSKYLDSLGTGPDKSVRSGWQVNIDNGSGPDFREFVLFYHEIGDEAFRPLNKKGDFLPQRDPLTDAYRPGGRAINYRSEPFGIDQMHLQHEYFGFEDESMAYSAYTFGDTPTTIARGYLGDPVKWRLVHGGSEVFHSHHPHSGSIRWQRSPGTEPNNLWAMGQDGPVKYPVVRTKSDRVDVEVIGPSEALDLEPECGGGGCQHLAGEFLYHCHVAHHYVAGMWGYGRFYNTLQVGSTHTDSMPDLQELPDRKGRIKQGVSSDKLIGTTLDWFGKTFKIVDKSQKTNWKSDPVIVNIKDWVEMFVPAQGQPGHTNDEKGQILSYDSTVWDWKWDGNIARGERESTAQNPKYQWAAKWDDSTRPAILFDPTTGKLAWPLFKPHFGKRVPFSANHSGAPWLEPIHQDANGERTSEPAKPGEQGRWSLCPDNANQKSYNIHFARMPITLAKKQGKEPAIVDKDGLIYVLHEEERLIRANDDLKLPAVIRANVYDCVDLLLTSEWDDDDYTNFQSSKINIHPHFFQFDTGNSDGVISGFEYEMSVRPFTMFGKKTKHGLPAPMVAKLVGGAKVGATSIKIQMAPGATAFHVNTEVMVGMDCLENGNDATASLPRDKSCSEVARIKDIKGDQVTFFKPLKHNHPANDLVSPEFVRYRWWVDVDMGTVFWHDHAFGATTWPHGGFGVTLVEPFGSTYHDPKNGKLVYSGPIADIHSNEPIGAGVSGSFRELMVSIHDTVPHTVNIIEAGNPPGQPIEVALEAGKTVSFQMPEKIMNAPNKYINGGTHTTGSGFNFRAEPFAQRLSNNPDTSKLFSSAIHGDPDTPLLRAYTGDTMVFRLLHQLMNESHVWTISGHTFLTERYAADANRKNSIHVGIAERYDLVTKAGGFQGMPGDYIHFNGRSSHFAEGGWGIVRVLDKEVADLKPLPKGTNPLGIPATPSSVCPADAPVKNFNVVALDRPMKLNQKAPDVIEVDFERKIEMTMPDGKIFALEEEATTVSSGTTPHPLTLRANLGDCIKVNLKNKMKASRASFFAPGLAFDPKDSQGLNVGNNGGDQTVGPGESRAYTYYAHPANKETTSLVWDGGNIVVNPRNGLYGAIIVGPKGSQYRDPVTGADLSQKNSWRADVIVDASLPENVGKRNYRDVALYFQDEDNIIGTAFMPYVQNVAGLTSVNYRAEPYKLREEQGCSLGKIFQPCVVDKPEDPSTPLIEAHAGDPVRIHVIGANSEQNGMFGVEGHEWPIEPYMPGADMISVVEYAGSETLDVFIRGGAGGPYRQAGDFVWSNNRLPYTQSGQWGYLRVLPVGDSRIQPLGAASMGAKHADITPQPQAVPTAMK; encoded by the coding sequence ATGTCTTTTCTAGTTCAACCTCAACGCAGCCGGAAACATCCCGGCACCGTGGCTCTGCTGCACAGCGTGCTGCTGGCGGCCAGCCTCATGGCGACGCCATGGCCATCAGTTGCGGGAGATGCAGGATCGCACGAAGGCCATGCCACCCAAGTGGCGTTGCCTGGCTGGACCCAGCAGTTGAAGGGCCAGACGGTCGTGGAGGACACGATCGAAGGACGACCTGAACGATCGGAAAAGATGGAGCTTCAGCACCATCGCCTGATGCGCCGGCTTGAAGAGCAGGCCCAGAAGGACGCGCAGGCGCAGCAGACCTCCGGCGCGTTCAATAACATGTCCATGATGCACCAGTACATGGGGCAGGACGGCAGCAGCTTCCTGCTCATGACGGATTCAAGCAAGGGTGAGCCGGTCATGTCGTCGGGAGGCAAGTGTCCGGCCAACGTACCGACGAAGACCTACGATGTATCGATGATCAATATCGAGATCACGTTGAACCGCTGGCTCGACTACTATCCCGGCTATATGTATGTGCTGACTGAGGACCTCGTGAAGGCCCGCGCCGAGGAATCCAAGAACAAGGCATCCCGCGAACAAGACGGATACGATCCCGGTTCCGTCTCCACGGGGCTGCAGGGCGACGTCATTCAACCGCTGGTGCTCCGCGCCAACCAAGGCGACTGTGTCAAGATGACGCTCCGCAATCAGATGGAAAGCGAGGATGGAAGTCTGTTCATCCAAGCCTCCAGCATGATCGTCAGCGCAACGGGCAGGCCGGCGACGACGACGAATCCTGATTCCATCGTCGCGCCGGGCAACGCCCAGGAATTTGAATGGTATATCCACCCACACATGCAGGAAGGCGTGCGGCAATTCCACTCCTACAGCCATGACCGTGAATTGACGGTCTTGGGCCTCTTCGGAGCCTTCATCGTCGAACCCAAAGGCTCCAAGTATCTCGATTCGCTGGGTACCGGCCCCGACAAGTCAGTCAGGAGCGGCTGGCAGGTCAACATCGACAACGGGAGCGGTCCAGACTTTCGCGAGTTCGTGCTCTTCTACCATGAGATCGGCGACGAAGCCTTCCGCCCATTGAACAAGAAAGGCGACTTCCTGCCGCAACGCGATCCGCTGACGGATGCCTACCGTCCGGGCGGCCGCGCCATCAACTATCGCAGCGAGCCGTTCGGAATCGATCAGATGCACCTACAGCATGAATATTTTGGCTTTGAAGACGAATCGATGGCCTATAGCGCCTACACCTTCGGCGACACGCCCACCACGATCGCGCGCGGTTATCTGGGCGATCCGGTCAAATGGCGGCTAGTGCACGGCGGTTCCGAGGTGTTCCACTCCCATCATCCCCACAGCGGATCGATCCGCTGGCAGCGGAGCCCGGGAACAGAACCCAACAATCTCTGGGCCATGGGCCAAGACGGCCCGGTGAAATATCCCGTCGTCCGAACCAAGTCGGACCGCGTGGATGTGGAAGTCATCGGGCCGTCTGAGGCCTTGGACCTGGAGCCGGAATGCGGCGGAGGCGGCTGCCAGCATTTGGCGGGCGAGTTTCTCTATCATTGCCACGTTGCCCATCATTATGTGGCGGGCATGTGGGGTTACGGCCGCTTTTACAATACGCTGCAGGTCGGCTCAACCCACACCGATTCGATGCCGGATCTACAGGAGTTACCTGACCGGAAGGGCCGCATCAAGCAAGGCGTCTCGTCCGACAAGCTGATCGGGACCACCCTGGATTGGTTCGGCAAGACCTTCAAGATCGTCGACAAGAGCCAGAAGACCAACTGGAAATCCGATCCGGTTATCGTGAACATCAAGGATTGGGTCGAGATGTTCGTCCCTGCACAAGGACAACCGGGCCACACAAACGACGAGAAGGGCCAGATTCTGTCCTACGATTCGACCGTGTGGGACTGGAAGTGGGACGGCAACATTGCCCGTGGCGAACGCGAGAGCACCGCGCAGAATCCCAAGTATCAGTGGGCGGCCAAGTGGGATGACAGTACCAGACCGGCCATCCTGTTCGATCCGACGACGGGGAAACTGGCCTGGCCGCTCTTCAAGCCGCACTTTGGGAAGCGTGTGCCCTTCTCGGCGAATCACAGCGGCGCACCTTGGCTGGAGCCGATCCACCAGGACGCCAACGGTGAACGGACCTCCGAGCCGGCCAAGCCGGGCGAACAGGGCCGTTGGAGTCTCTGTCCCGACAATGCCAATCAAAAGTCCTACAACATTCACTTCGCCCGGATGCCGATCACGCTCGCCAAGAAACAGGGCAAAGAGCCAGCGATCGTGGACAAGGACGGCCTAATCTACGTGCTGCACGAAGAGGAGCGTCTGATCAGAGCGAACGACGACCTCAAGCTTCCCGCGGTCATTCGTGCCAACGTGTACGACTGCGTGGACCTCCTGCTCACCAGCGAATGGGACGACGACGATTACACCAACTTCCAGTCGTCCAAGATCAACATCCATCCTCATTTCTTCCAGTTCGACACGGGGAACTCGGACGGCGTCATCTCCGGGTTCGAATATGAGATGTCGGTACGCCCGTTCACCATGTTCGGCAAGAAAACAAAGCACGGGCTGCCTGCGCCGATGGTCGCCAAGCTCGTCGGAGGGGCCAAAGTAGGCGCCACCAGCATCAAGATCCAGATGGCTCCGGGCGCCACGGCGTTCCATGTGAACACCGAAGTCATGGTCGGCATGGATTGCCTGGAGAACGGTAACGACGCCACTGCCTCGCTGCCGCGCGACAAGAGCTGCTCCGAGGTTGCCCGTATCAAGGACATCAAGGGCGATCAGGTGACATTCTTTAAACCGCTGAAGCACAACCACCCGGCCAACGATCTCGTGTCGCCGGAGTTCGTCCGCTATCGGTGGTGGGTGGACGTCGACATGGGAACCGTGTTCTGGCATGACCACGCGTTCGGCGCGACGACCTGGCCGCACGGCGGGTTCGGCGTGACGCTGGTCGAGCCGTTCGGATCAACCTATCACGATCCGAAGAACGGCAAGCTCGTCTACAGCGGTCCGATCGCGGACATTCACAGCAACGAGCCGATCGGGGCCGGCGTGAGCGGCAGCTTCCGTGAATTGATGGTCTCCATCCACGACACAGTGCCGCACACCGTCAACATCATCGAAGCCGGCAATCCTCCCGGACAGCCGATCGAGGTGGCCCTGGAAGCGGGCAAGACGGTGTCGTTCCAAATGCCCGAGAAGATCATGAACGCCCCGAACAAGTACATCAACGGCGGCACGCATACGACCGGCAGCGGGTTCAACTTCCGCGCGGAGCCGTTCGCGCAACGCCTCTCGAACAACCCGGACACGTCGAAACTGTTCAGCAGCGCGATCCACGGGGATCCTGATACTCCGCTATTGCGGGCATATACGGGGGACACCATGGTGTTCCGCCTGTTGCACCAGCTGATGAACGAATCGCACGTCTGGACGATCTCCGGCCATACCTTCCTCACGGAACGGTACGCGGCGGACGCCAATCGGAAGAACTCGATTCACGTCGGGATCGCCGAGCGGTACGACCTCGTGACCAAGGCAGGAGGATTCCAGGGCATGCCGGGAGACTACATTCACTTCAACGGCCGAAGCTCCCACTTCGCCGAAGGCGGATGGGGCATCGTGCGCGTCCTCGATAAGGAAGTGGCGGATCTCAAGCCGCTCCCGAAGGGGACCAATCCACTCGGAATTCCCGCCACTCCCAGTTCCGTATGTCCGGCCGACGCTCCGGTAAAGAACTTCAACGTCGTGGCGTTGGACCGCCCGATGAAACTCAACCAGAAGGCGCCGGACGTGATCGAGGTGGATTTCGAGCGGAAGATCGAAATGACCATGCCTGATGGCAAGATCTTCGCGCTCGAAGAGGAAGCCACGACGGTGTCCAGCGGGACGACCCCGCATCCGCTGACGCTGCGGGCCAACCTGGGCGACTGCATCAAGGTGAATCTGAAGAACAAGATGAAGGCCAGCCGGGCGTCCTTCTTCGCCCCTGGATTAGCCTTCGATCCGAAAGACAGCCAGGGCCTGAACGTCGGCAACAATGGCGGCGATCAGACGGTGGGTCCCGGCGAGAGCCGTGCCTATACCTACTACGCGCATCCTGCCAACAAGGAAACGACGTCGCTGGTATGGGATGGCGGCAACATCGTCGTCAATCCTCGTAACGGATTGTACGGGGCCATTATCGTCGGTCCGAAGGGATCGCAGTACCGTGACCCTGTCACAGGGGCCGACCTCTCGCAAAAGAATTCCTGGAGGGCCGACGTCATCGTCGACGCCAGCCTGCCGGAGAACGTGGGCAAGCGGAACTATCGTGATGTCGCCCTCTACTTCCAGGACGAGGACAACATCATCGGGACTGCGTTCATGCCCTATGTGCAGAACGTGGCGGGATTGACCTCGGTGAACTACCGCGCCGAACCGTACAAGCTCCGAGAAGAGCAAGGTTGTTCACTGGGTAAGATTTTCCAACCCTGCGTCGTGGACAAACCGGAAGATCCGTCCACGCCTCTAATCGAGGCGCATGCCGGCGACCCGGTCCGCATCCACGTGATTGGGGCCAATAGCGAACAAAACGGGATGTTCGGAGTCGAAGGCCATGAATGGCCGATCGAGCCCTACATGCCGGGCGCCGACATGATCAGTGTGGTGGAGTATGCCGGATCCGAGACCCTCGATGTCTTCATCCGCGGCGGAGCAGGTGGACCGTATCGCCAGGCCGGAGACTTCGTGTGGTCGAACAATCGGCTGCCCTACACGCAATCAGGGCAATGGGGGTATCTCCGGGTGTTGCCGGTCGGCGACTCACGGATTCAACCGCTGGGCGCGGCGAGCATGGGAGCCAAGCATGCTGACATCACGCCGCAGCCGCAGGCCGTTCCAACCGCTATGAAGTAA
- a CDS encoding sigma-54 interaction domain-containing protein, whose translation MAGSQQDSVDNPSIADPVLNARLDAIRSLAGGLTDRVAVMDRHFNVMYANDAAWSTASADEQPDAKCYQAFAHRRQACETCPALKVIETPDASMVCFPEEDDTPCGMRRAFPLASSLGETTSMLVLFKHNESQSRISRQPSVSNTRHDTLCGLVGHSPAMRELFDMIRLVADSSATVLIQGESGTGKELVARTIHELSERKSRPFVVVDCGSLPETLLESELFGHVRGAFTGAISDKRGLFQTAEDGTIFLDEIGDTTPTFQAKLLRVLQESEIRPVGSTERIRIHARVVSATNKDLAELVGAKAFRQDLYYRLAVLPLFLPSLRDRREDIPLLVKRFLAASCERHHQPMRTVSSQVLQTLSEAAWPGNVRELQHYIERAVVTTAGPALICSDLAAKPSWPKTEDLRSAARQAERLRIGEALSAMSGNRVKAAKLLKISRSSLYNKLREHGLT comes from the coding sequence ATGGCCGGATCTCAGCAAGACTCTGTCGACAATCCTTCCATCGCCGATCCCGTTCTGAATGCCCGACTGGACGCCATCAGATCGCTGGCCGGAGGTTTGACCGATCGCGTGGCGGTGATGGACCGCCATTTCAACGTCATGTATGCCAATGATGCCGCCTGGTCGACCGCGTCCGCAGACGAGCAACCGGACGCCAAGTGCTATCAAGCCTTCGCCCATCGACGCCAAGCCTGCGAGACCTGCCCCGCCCTCAAGGTCATCGAGACGCCGGATGCCTCCATGGTTTGCTTCCCTGAAGAGGACGACACTCCTTGCGGAATGCGTCGGGCCTTTCCCCTCGCTTCGAGCCTGGGAGAGACGACGTCCATGCTGGTGTTGTTCAAGCATAACGAATCGCAGAGCCGGATCTCGCGCCAGCCCTCCGTTTCCAACACCCGGCACGACACCCTGTGCGGCCTGGTCGGGCACAGCCCCGCGATGCGGGAGTTGTTCGACATGATCAGGCTGGTAGCGGACAGTTCCGCCACCGTGCTCATCCAAGGAGAAAGCGGAACCGGTAAGGAATTAGTCGCACGGACCATTCATGAGTTGAGCGAACGCAAGAGCCGGCCCTTCGTCGTGGTGGATTGCGGATCCTTACCCGAGACCCTGCTGGAGAGTGAGTTGTTCGGACATGTCCGCGGAGCCTTCACGGGCGCAATCTCTGACAAACGTGGACTGTTTCAGACGGCTGAAGACGGAACGATCTTTCTCGACGAGATCGGTGACACGACGCCGACGTTCCAGGCCAAACTGCTCCGCGTCCTTCAAGAAAGCGAGATCCGGCCGGTGGGAAGCACCGAGCGGATCAGGATCCACGCGCGGGTCGTCTCGGCCACGAACAAGGACCTCGCCGAACTCGTCGGAGCCAAGGCCTTCCGCCAAGACCTGTATTATCGCCTCGCGGTTCTGCCCTTGTTCTTGCCATCCCTGCGCGACCGCCGCGAGGACATCCCCTTGCTGGTCAAACGGTTTCTCGCGGCGTCTTGCGAACGTCACCATCAGCCAATGCGAACGGTTTCATCCCAAGTGCTGCAGACGCTCAGCGAAGCGGCGTGGCCGGGTAATGTGCGCGAACTGCAGCATTACATCGAGCGAGCCGTGGTCACGACAGCCGGACCAGCCCTGATCTGTTCGGATCTTGCGGCCAAGCCGTCCTGGCCAAAAACAGAGGACCTGCGGTCCGCGGCGCGGCAGGCAGAACGACTCCGCATCGGAGAGGCACTGAGCGCTATGTCAGGGAATCGCGTAAAGGCGGCCAAATTGCTGAAGATCAGCCGGTCAAGCCTTTATAATAAATTGCGCGAGCACGGACTGACGTAA